CCAAAGGATatcacagactctgaagaccccttatggatgctctcaccctccatggggagcagaaatattaTGGGAgagatagggttttatttgggggaatagcagcagaggaggggaggaagagggaactgagattgacatgtaaaacaatcttgtttctaattcaaataaaaaatggaaaaaaatgtctcTACAAGTTGATTTAGTAAAGAAATTGCACTCTCTAAGTTGGCCTTTGCCACAAATGTATTCATCattctcttttttaagttttaaaatgttttgagacTTTACTATCATTATGTTATTTCCCCTTTACCTTTCGTTCCTCCAAAACTACCATATACCCATCCCTcttctgtgggggaccaaagtatttctgctatggaatattttgagatccagcttTTGGCCTCACTAAACATGCAGCACAGGAAAgatctggcccactattgtattgttaatgccagtagggatACTATTGtctaccatggcctcagggtaatatgcctcctaatttgcatctctatgctcCTAAGCATCTGAATAAGCCCTCACCTTGGTGGAGGTGCTagaggtgtgtgaataacttgtgagggtggaaggttaggagttaggggagagcagtcagagcagagagggaaaaaaagagagaaatgattcccTCATAgtgttggcaggatggttaagaaacaccagaaagatgactaataaagaaatgactctagttctgcAACATGGAACAGAGAgctctttaaagatgacaagatgcctgtgttctAACTTTATCGAtgttgggttgctgggaatttccaggtccacacacccccactcagctAGAACCTCATGGTTGTCGTGGGTTAatgctgagacatgccgggtcatgACAAAATGGCTCCCAAACGAGGGGcctgagaatgggggaagaagccatggacacctcGAAGAAACggacaaggcagaggcttggacaatTTGAAGAGATAGTCTTTGTGAACAAACCAGTTGGAGAAGAAGCATGCACAGAAAAAGTTAGAAAGAAGTAACCAAATGTGGCAAGGGAACAgtgttaagtcaggaataaaactgtatataattgtagaaataggaaacagatatatttaacataaaataggaagacgtcagccagcagctgatgaaaaaagataaactgggttatttaacccttaaagcagaaatgtccacaaaatatatataagatGAAGATGTCAGTCAGCAGCTGACAAGGAAGGTAAGGTGGGTtgtttaacccttaaagtaatggaagatgggcaaataagaaaatgccagTCAACAGCTGATTAAAATAGGTAAagcaggttatttaacccttaaagttagagaaaatgcacacagtagatgtgagactgaaatgcacagagccttctagaggttgctttggacatatTCATGAGGAGaaccaggtcagacagagtcccaacaaaagagaaaataggggatcaggcttATGACCAAAATACAGCTGCAGATTTTTCAGCGTCCCAGAGGGCAAAGTTGAGCTAAGTCCAAGGTCAGCCATGGCAGTGGCTGCGGTCTGCCAGCCCTCAGCCAGCACCTTGGTGCCACTTCATGCAGGCATTTgtggcaggctagacaaaatggctgacagGACAGCAGATAGCCTGCCTCCTCGGGGTAACTTATAGCCTTGGGAGATGCCTCCATGGCTGATGGCTAATCAATGTATATAAATActagacagaaactgtttttgagacttatagagaagaaagggcaacatgtttaagcttagaattgttcaaattttggatgctcatatttcaatgattgactaTAACTACTATGATAGAAATTTCAattagtgatttttcttttcaacaaactgatcataacctaggcaaaaggagaaattcGAGACATaagcaagttatgaatgaactatgtggccacacctggattcgtgatgtgattgtgaatttatgaatgcggatgaatggaaatgcctaaattgccttggatatgattagagatatttacattgaccaggatattgtttaaaaatatcaaaatcactttaacatagtcaaaaagagcatccagtaagtcagtcaatgtcttcacaggaaaaattatgatttCAGCCCTTggagatagtcaattaaaaagttagcaaaagcctatagcattagcttagagatATGAGGAATCTGGCAGATACgaggatacaggtcttactaaacttttatggttaaaaaaggaaatctagaaaataaaagttgatacatgattttaaaagggGTTTATGAAAAccctcaggagagagccatcctgttagaatcacagcttgaatgtgtctatgcatatgcaaattaagccaggtcagctaagatgcaaatgaggtcttatcagcttgtcagcttcgaaggttagattagagaaggctactcagaaactttaaataaatctaaaaaattgttaaagacaaatgttatattctaaagaaattaaggcttaataaaTAGCAATTGggaaagatagtttaaaatctttaaatgagtttttaagaagtttttataaaatattcattggttaaatACCTTTTTTGGAAcgtctaatgatgatttaaatcctttaagtaagattttataaggagataatgatccagatgtacccAGACAGTTAAGTTAAGAAGGCAgtcaagttctataattagaggaggcgattcagcatcatcagatatattgactatacaaAATCATGGGAAGCTAATgtactccccacaaagcatagtccaacttctgttctatggcaaaaggaaccattactatggttgtGCCTATCTATCTCACCAGCCTAAATtgtaaacccttattttaaagctttAGCCTACATGGTGCAGAAATCCATATAGATTCTAGACTAGagtattttaggagagaaccaattaTGATACATGTTCCCTACGCTAAGCAACAATTTAATTgtttgtttcagaacaatgagtcatgggtgattgcctttgctcagttttcaggaagaattgataatcagtttctaggtcatggactgttacaatttgcactaatacatccttttgtatttccaaaattgtaaaaagaagTCCTGTTAtgtatgttatgttatgttagtttttactaatggttctattgggagagtcacttatataggttattaatagaaaggaatagagagagcagacagctctggcttcagcacAAATAATCAAACTACAAGCTGTTGCAGTGGTctttcagatcctggtaaataattcatttaatttgtacactgacagtcactatgtctttaaggctcttgaggtaatagagacaattccatacataggatccaatattagattgaaatattatttgagcaaattcaaaatgttattcacctaagagaattaccatgtttatgggtcacactagGAACCtcttaaataggcctttccctgattactagccaaatggtaTGAATtgactgattaacaaaatcagttgatttgccataaatagaaaaagctcaacaggcttgtaactttcttcatcataatagcaaaagtctaagtaagaaatttggcttaagcagagagactgctggtcaaatcatcaaacaatgtggtgaaatatgtccacaatatggctatggctaatttaagggtgaatcctcaaggcctgctccctaGCCATTTATGATGAATGAATATGACTCACAtcacagagtttggcaagttaaaaatgtgcacgTGGAAATTGACACATATTtaggtttcttaatggccactccacaaacaggaaaagccACCAGACATCTTATAAGTCActatttaagatgttttgcttacatgggagtgccaaaagttatagAAACAGATAATGgatctggatatactagcaaagctttccagcttattttgtgcttaatggaaaattgatcaaaaaACAAGTATTCCTTATATATCCCCAAGGAGAAGGAATAAGAGAGTGGGCCCATAGTGccctaaaaacacagcttctCAGACAAAAAGGGGAGCTGTGCCGCCAGTCTCCACATGGTGCATTAAATCTTGCACtatttatcttaaactttttaaatatggatgccaatgagcaatctgatgcagacagattctggcatgaaggaactcgagcaaattttgctcaggtctaatggagagatgaatagagggggCCAGACCCCATAATTATTTGGGGGtcaagggcatgtctgtgttttctcatggGAGGAGAACGAGGTGTGCTGACTTCTGGAGTAGTTGatgagatgcatggagcagagagaaaaacGGGACCTGGGTCCACAGGAGACCAACTGAAagagctggagtgaaacactggacctgtatttcctgaaccttgaggacatctgacctacagccagaggaagaagggagacacacTCAGTTCCAGTTTCAAGACACTTTCCAGAATTACAGCTTTCCTACAGATGaactacattcacctctctgaatccgtgagtgctcatccaggagcagactaagaacttgataaaaacagcttgctttcttgccacaaacagatacacaaaactgttttgccagttttcccattgggaaaaaAGGACCCATTTATGACAGTCagatactggcataaaccagagtggcaaaagctccttcacaatgcttaaacaagacatggacaaaagactttttagttaactttcaaagactgatattacaaacctgatgttagaacttcagactttgagaaagaaacagaaaggttaaaggggcattgagtcccaggcaggaaataaagaaaaaagatttagaaTTGTGAGATTGTTCACACtccacagattgtgagaatatcttattgtcttttgattgtactgtaactcaccctaatgtatgttcatgatggaattgttaatgtATGTAATCTTGCTATATATGTTATGCAATTGTTATTAGATattagaagtcagagttcattctaacaggaatataatatgtaatttacaagccttaagataaaagtatgttttagggagcaaactttaataaggtccatatcagaggcactagagaCATTACCACAGAGATTTTAAAGGCCATTTTAAACCTTTACATGTCTTCATCCACAGGAGGTTTGCATCCACGAGAGCTGAGATGCtattctcctggaggtttcttgctgattcagaatGCTTGGAGCGGGACTatggcccatcccccactaaccttatttgttgtACAGATCCTGGTTCCAGCCAAAGACGGgtatggttttccttgccttcagggaatcgtAAGATAGAACATGAAGAGTAAAAATTATTATCTGTCTATAAGAACATGGGCTTGTCACCTTGGGGGCTCCCTCCCCTGCAGGTGGCCGCTCCTagaactctcaaaaaaaaaaaaaaaaaacgctccTGGAATAACCACAGGATGTCTCAACGACCTCTGTGAAAAGTTCAAACGTCCCAGGTGTGTCCACATAGTTTAActgatgagtaaatgtgtaactttgggcttcccctatttcctccctggtcctcccctcctcctttgtggtttttgcctttatgagtgaatgtgtaactttgggcttcctctatttcctccctagtccccctcccctcctttatggtttttgcctttataagcttgtCACAAGTTTGGGTCGGGGTCGAACTCCTCTGAGCCtcgaccccagcatgctggcttgagatctcattcaattcctttttcaaaAAACTTCCTCatgtgattgcagcaagtccgGTCTCGGTGCCTCACTGGGTGCGCACTATTCCCGAGATTTGAGCGAGGGTCTCCCttcaggggtctttcatttgggggctcgtctgAGATTTGCGAGACCACCCAGGGGTCCTAGACCCACTTGGAGGGAAGaatttttgttctgttgtgaCTCTTTGTTTGTGGCCTGTTCAAAAATCTGGTGCGATCGCAGTTACGTTTTTGCAAACGCTCTTTAGAGGCCGCTCTCCACGGGGAGGAGCGGAGTGGACAGGGATAGACGTGTCCAGGTGTCCACCATTTGTTTGCCCTGGGAGACGtcctgggaggacaggaggaggacCAGGGATGTCCCGCTcatgctctgtatttctcgccagcaagaaatcacacacgggacactcggatccttctgcaggaaagctttaatgcgtcttgagaggagagcataagcttaccagagcggagacactgaaccaagaaaacccatccctaataaaggctggcaaccgccgcctcggacgtgtcaccccatgattggctgcagctcatccggccatatgacgccacggaataggcagagatcaaggaatggaaaattacccagcgcctgcgcaataatcttgtttacattcggtgcctgccggatgcaggcgccatcttgtaatggagaatgcagggacggctccctacacaggGACGCCTGGTGGACCTCCATGGAGAAGGTTGGGAGATGAGTTTTCTCCTTGACAATCTGTGTCATAGGGCCATTTCCCGGCCACCTGATTCCTTTCAGAATTACTGGTTGACTCGAGGTCGACAGCTCGCtttgctttcttgtctttctgtcgTGGTGATTGTTTTTATCATGTATGTAATAGAGGTAGACATGGGACAGACTGTGACGACCCCACTAACACTGACCCTGGACCATTGAACGGACGTTAAGACTCGGGCTCATAATCTTTCTGGTCAGAAAAGGACCTTGGTGGACTTTTTGTTCTTCTGAATGGCCAAGTTTCGGTGTAGGATGGCCTTTGGGGGGAACTTTTAATCTATCTGTTATTTCCGCTGTCAAGCGAATTATTTTTCAGGCCACAGGGGGACACCCTGATCAGGTTCCATACATTATCGTGTGGCAGGACCTAGTCCAAAACCCGCCACCCTGGATGAAGCCTTGGACATCGGGAATAGGGACTGCCACAGTTGCCGTGGCGGCACAGAAAGTGCCTCCTTCAGATTCGCCGGCACCTGCTCCAACAGCTACTCCGAGGATCTATCCTGAAATTGATGATGTCTCCCTCCTtgaccaccctcctcccccatatcCTCAACCCGTTTCTCATGCAGCCCCACAGGTCCCAACGGACTCCCAGCCGGCCTCCAAAATAGGGCCCGTGGCCGGGACTCCAAGCCGCCGGGGCCGCAGCCCAGAGGGTTCTGGCTCGGGACCTGATTCCACCGTTGCGCTACCATTACGAGCTTATGGACCcgccccagctccaggggaattaGTGCCCCTGCAGTATTGGCTGTTTTCGTCAGCGGATATGTACAACTGGAAAACTAACCATCCCTCCTTTTCAGAGAACCCCTCAGGCTTGACGGGACTCCTCGAGTCCCTGATGTATTCTCATCAGCCCACTTGGGACGACTGTCAACAGCTCTTGCAGGTCCTCTTTATgactgaagaaagagagaggatgcTTCTAGAGGCCAGAAAGTATGTTCCAGGACCAGATGGGACCCCCACCAATCTCCCTAATCTCATAGATGCCGCTTTTCCCTTGGTCTGCCCTGACTGGGATTACAACTCTGCAGAAGGTAGGGGGCGTCTCACGGTCTACCGCCGGGCTCTAGTGGCAGGTCTCAAGGGGGCCTCACAGCGACCCACCAATTTGGCAAAGGTAAGAGAAATCTTACAGGGTCCAGTAGAGCCACCCTCTGTCTTCTTAGAACGACTGATGGAGGCATATAGGAGATATACTCCATTTGATCCTTCCTCGGAGGGACAGCTGGTGGCTGTAGCCATGGCTTTTATAGGACAGTCGACCTCAGATATCAAGAAAAAGTTGCAAAGATTAGAGGGGCTCCAGGATTATACATTGCAGGATTTAgtaaaagaggcagagaaagtgtatcacaagagagagagagaggaagaaaaacaagaaagaaaaagaaaaggaggcagaagagagggagaatcgGTGGAATCGCTGCCAGGAGAGGAATTTAACTAAGATTTTGGCAGCAGTAGTAGGCAGAGAATGGTCAGAAAGAGGACAGTCAGGTTACCTGGGCAACAGGGCAAGAAGACCCCTGGGAGGACAGAGACTGCAACTTGAAAAAGACCAATGTGCATACTGTAAAGAAAAAGGACACTGGGCCAGGGAGTGCCCCCGAAAGAAACAAAAGGGCTCCAAGATGTTGGCCCTCGAGGAAGATTAGGGGAGTCGGGGCTTGGTCCCCCTCCCCGAGCCTAGGGTAACTCTCTCTGTGGGGGGGAACCCCATTAATTTCTTAGTAGATACGGGGGCGGAACACTCAGTTTTGACTAAACCGTTAGGGCCGTTAGGATCGAAACAAACCCTGGTCATGGGGGCGACTGGGAGCAAACTTTACCCTTGGACAACTGAAAGAAGTTTAGAAATTGGAAAAAGCCAAGTAACTCACTCTTTCCTTGTGATTCCTGAGTGCCCTGCGCCCCTTCTGGGAAGGGACTTGTTGACCAAATTAAAGGCTCAGGTCCAGTTCACCCCGAAGGGACCAGAAGTCACCTGGGGGGAAGCCCCTACAACATGCCTAGTTCTAAGTCTAGAAGAAGAATATCGCCTCCATGAACCCAAAACTGGGGTTTTGCCCCCTAAAGAATGGCTGACAGCTTTTCCACAGGTTTGGGCAGAGCGGACTGGAATGGGGCTGGCTAAGCAAATACCACCAGTTATAGTGGAGCTAAAAGCAGCTGCCACCCCTATATCAGTCAGACAGTACCCCATGACTCAAGGGGCTAAAGAAGGCATTCGACCACATATCCAGAGACTGTTAAAACAAGGTATACTGATTCCCTGCCGGTCCCCTTGGAATACCCCCGTCCTGCCGGTACATAAGCCTAGAACCAATGATTATCGACCTGTCCAGGACTTGAGAGAAGTCAATAAACGAGTACAGGACATTCACCCAACCGTGCCCAACCCTTACAACTTGCTGAGTTCCTTACTGCCTGAACGATCCTGGTACACCATTCTGGATTTGAAAGATGCCTTTTTCTGTCTCAGGTTACATCCGAATAGCCAACCCCTATTCGCTTTTGAATGGCGAGATCCCGAAGGAGGACATACGGGTCAACTGACCTGGACTAGGTTGCCACAGGGGTTCAAAAATTCACCGACTCTTTTCGATGAAGCACTCCACCATGACCTTGCACCCTTCAGGGCACAGAACCCCCAGATTTCTCTCTTGCAGTACGTAGACGATTTACTGCTCACAGCCTTGACCCAGGAACTGTGCCTCGATGGGACCAGAAAGCTCCTAAAGGAATTGGGTGAGTTTGGGGAACCAAATGGCTGATCTAAAAGCAAAGCAAGCTGCCCAGGGAGTGGTAGTGCTGGCAGAAGAAACTGGAACCCCTCCAGAACCCCCACAAGCCAGCGTCATCCATCCCAGCTTCATCTATCCCTATAAAGATTATGATTTAATCAAAGATATGACCCGTGCAGGAAAAGCTCGGATGTCCAGTTTCGGTGGACTGGCAAAAACCAAAGATGGAAGAATCATTCTACCCTCTAAAGAAGGACAAGACTATGTGAGACGAATACACCAGCTGACTCATCttggaaatgaaaaacttaagCAATTAATCAAAGGTTCTAAATATTATGTTCTAGGATTAGATACAATAATAAAAGAGGTAACAGAGTCATGTCAAGCCTGCACCTTGACCAATGCTGCCCGACCGTTCAAAGAACCCGGAAAAAGAATGAGGGGAGATCGGCCGGGAATTTATTGGGAGGTAGACTTCACTGAAATTAAGCCAGGAAAATATGGTAATAAGGACCTTCTAGTTTTTATAGACACTTTTTCAGGATGGGTGGAAGCCTTTCCCACGAAGTCTGAAACTGCTCAAATGGTAACCAAGAAGATACTGGAAGAAATCCTGCCCAGCTTTGGGATCCCCAAGGTAATTGGTTCAGACAACGGACCAGCTTTTGTTGCCCAGGTAAGTCAGGAGTTGGCCACCCAACTGGGGACTAATTGGAAATTACATTGCACTTACAGACCCCAGAGCTCAGGACAGGTAGAAGGAATGAatagaaccctaaaagagacccTTACTAAATTGGCTATTGAGACCGGCAGCAAAGACTGGGTGAACCTCCTCCCCTTTGCGCTCCTTAGGGTCCGAAACACACCTAGACGTTTCGGCCTTACCCCTTACGAAATCCTACATGGGGGACCACCCCCCTTGACTGAGTCAGGTGGGATATTGGACCCTTGGACttactctccctcctcctctgctctgtttACCCACTTAAAGGCCTTAGAAGTTGTCAAAACACAGATCTGGGATCAGATCAAAGAAGCCTACACTCCAGGGACCACCGAGGTGCCCCACGATTCCAGGTGGGAGACTCAGTCTTGGTCAGACGACATTGAGCTGGCACACTTGAGCCTCGGTGGAAAGGACCCTACCTAGTGCTGCTGACCACGCCCATGGCAGTAAAGGTAGACGGGATTGCTGCCTGGATCCACGCTTCCCACATAAAAAGGGCACCcagtcaaaatgaaaacaaccgcGAAAATAATTGGACAGTGGCTGCCAGTGATAATCCTCTTAGGTTGCACCTTCTACGTCTGCCCCGGGCAGGGACAtaacagagaaatgaagagacaatgtggggggggggcatcagGTTATTTCTGTGGTAAATGGGGATGTGAGACCACAGGAGAAGCCTACTggaatccctcctcctcctgggaTCTGATTATAGTAAAAAAAGGGTCGTAAGCCGGAAGAGCCAGAAAAAGGAGAGACACATCTAGGTACCCGGCTTATAAGACTGGGTGTGCTCCTGGAGCCTCGGGTGGCCCTCAGGGGCCATGCAAAGGCAGCTATAGTAACCCTCTGAATATTAGTTTCACAGCATGGGGAAAACAAGATCGCCAACGGGTAAAAGGCAACCGCTGGGGGTGGAGAGTCTACACTGAAACGGGAGACCCTGGGTTCGTTTTCACTATCAGGATAAAGATAGAAAGTCCGCCTGCAAGACACGTAGCACCTAATCCAGTGCTTGGTAACTCCCCACCCAGGCCTGAGAGACTTCCTAGTCTCACCCCATCACCAAAGGCCCGCCCCTTCCAGCCCTAATCCAATTACGTCCCTCCTCCCCCCATGAGAACTGAGGATCGCCTGTTAAATCTGCTCGCTAGTGCATTCGTCATTTTAAACCGCACAAACCCCACTGCTACCCAATCTTGCTGGCTGTGCTTTGCTTCTAATCCCCCTTATTATGAAGGAATAGCTCAAATGTGGAGCTATAACGTTACTTCTGACCATTCACATTGCCCCTGGGGGAGCCAACGGAAGCTGACCCTTTCAATGGTATCAGGCACTGGACTATGCATAGGCAAAGTGCCTACCAGACACCAGCCCCTCTGTAATGTAACTATTGACACCCTGACAGATGGCCAGAATCAATATCTagtacacccccccccccgataCTTGGTGGGCCTGTGGCACCGGCCTGACCCCCTGCTTGCATACTTCACTTTTTAACAGTACTAGGGACTTTTGTATTTTGGTCCAGCTGGTGCCTAGGGTCATTTATCATGATGATAGTTCATTTATAGATAAATTTGATCACCATACTCGTTACAAGAGGGAACCTGTCACCCTGACCTTAGCTGTCTTGTTAGGACTAGGAGTAGCAGCAGGGGTTGGAACTGGGGTAGCTGCCCTTGTCCAACAACTGTCCTACTATAATGAACTTAGAGTGGCTATGGATGCAGACCTGGGAGCGTTGGAGCAGTCCATCACTAAACTAGAAGAGTCGTTAACTTCACTGTCAGAGGTAGTGCTGCAAAACAGAAGGGGATTAGACCTGCTTTTTCTTAAAGAAGGGGGGCTCTGTGCTGCCTTAAAGGAagaatgttgcttttatgtaGATCATTCGGGTGTCATCAGGGACTCCATGGCAAAGCTTAGAGAAAGgctaaaaaacaggaaaaaataaagagaagcatACCAAGGATGGTATAAAAATTGGTTTAATCGGTCACCTTGGTACTCTACTCTGGTCTCCGCCTTGGCCGGGCCTTTAATCATTTTGATGCTGATCCTAGCCTTTGGGCCGTGTATTCTCAATAGGCTGGtgacttttataaaggaaagaataagTACTGTCCAGGTAATGGTCTTAAGACAGCAGTACCAGATACTACAAGAAACTGAGGGATCGCTCTAAGATTAGAGCTATTTACAAGAAGTGGGGAATGAAGAGTAAAAATTACTACCTGTCTATAAGAACATGGGCTTGTCACCTTGGGGGGCTCCCTCCCCTGCAGGTGGCCGCTCCTAGaactctcaaaaaagaaaaaaaaccgcTCCTGGAATAACCACAGGATGTCTCAATGACCTCTGTGAAAAGTTCAAATGCCCCAGGTGTGTCCACATAGTTTAActgatgagtaaatgtgtaactttgggcttcccctatttcctccctggtcctcccctcctcctttgtggtttttgcctttatgaGTAAATATGTAACTTTGgg
The Cricetulus griseus strain 17A/GY chromosome 1 unlocalized genomic scaffold, alternate assembly CriGri-PICRH-1.0 chr1_1, whole genome shotgun sequence genome window above contains:
- the LOC113832753 gene encoding LOW QUALITY PROTEIN: uncharacterized protein LOC113832753 (The sequence of the model RefSeq protein was modified relative to this genomic sequence to represent the inferred CDS: inserted 2 bases in 1 codon; deleted 1 base in 1 codon; substituted 2 bases at 2 genomic stop codons), encoding MGQTVTTPLTLTLDHXTDVKTRAHNLSXVRKGPWWTFCSSEWPSFGVGWPLGGTFNLSVISAVKRIIFQATGGHPDQVPYIIVWQDLVQNPPPWMKPWTSGIGTATVAVAAQKVPPSDSPAPAPTATPRIYPEIDDVSLLDHPPPPYPQPVSHAAPQVPTDSQPASKIGPVAGTPSRRGRSPEGSGSGPDSTVALPLRAYGPAPAPGELVPLQYWLFSSADMYNWKTNHPSFSENPSGLTGLLESLMYSHQPTWDDCQQLLQVLFMTEERERMLLEARKYVPGPDGTPTNLPNLIDAAFPLVCPDWDYNSAEGRGRLTVYRRALVAGLKGASQRPTNLAKVREILQGPVEPPSVFLERLMEAYRRYTPFDPSSEGQLVAVAMAFIGQSTSDIKKKLQRLEGLQDYTLQDLVKEAEKVYHKREREEEKQERKEKEAEERENRWNRCQERNLTKILAAVVGREWSERGQSGYLGNRARRPLGGQRLQLEKDQCAYCKEKGHWARECPRKKQKGSKMLALEEDXGSRGLVPLPEPRVTLSVGGNPINFLVDTGAEHSVLTKPLGPLGSKQTLVMGATGSKLYPWTTERSLEIGKSQVTHSFLVIPECPAPLLGRDLLTKLKAQVQFTPKGPEVTWGEAPTTCLVLSLEEEYRLHEPKTGVLPPKEWLTAFPQVWAERTGMGLAKQIPPVIVELKAAATPISVRQYPMTQGAKEGIRPHIQRLLKQGILIPCRSPWNTPVLPVHKPRTNDYRPVQDLREVNKRVQDIHPTVPNPYNLLSSLLPERSWYTILDLKDAFFCLRLHPNSQPLFAFEWRDPEGGHTGQLTWTRLPQGFKNSPTLFDEALHHDLAPFRAQNPQISLLQYVDDLLLTALTQELCLDGTRKLLKELGEFGEPNG